A window of Ranitomeya variabilis isolate aRanVar5 chromosome 2, aRanVar5.hap1, whole genome shotgun sequence contains these coding sequences:
- the LOC143804258 gene encoding nuclear valosin-containing protein-like isoform X4, with protein MNSSLLSLYRRGNPDCTLDSPSKNETPDTSTPAPHKPPRAEGSGDALEPRPPRAGWFIDKTPSKPPERNVFIDLCEDGDGGQRAEDNERSADVSLLESEKKPRKTKKSRRGKMTDDVDEEIKSTLMKKKAETIELQKSFVRFEDVGGNDDTLTEVCKLLIHMRHPEVYQHLGVVPPRGFLLHGPPGCGKTLLAQAIAGELDLPMLKVAATEMVSGVSGESEQKLRSLFEQALSSAPCILFIDEIDAITPKREVASKDMERRIVAQLLTCMDDLNNPSVTAQVLVIGATNRPDSLDPALRRAGRFDREICLGIPDEGARLKILKTLCRKLRLPESFDFQRLAHLTPGYVGADLMALCREAAMCAVNRVLIQLQQQPSAEEPEMEDPTAKPPAAEVPPAQTELQRLLEVLMEQSPFPEEQLQGLCIEMSDFMSALPSVQPSAKREGFATVPDVTWEDIGALHEIREELTMAILAPVRNPEQFKALGLMAPAGVLLAGPPGCGKTLLAKAVANESGLNFISVKGPELLNMYVGESERAVRQVFQRASNSSPCVIFFDEIDALCPRRSSHESGSSVRVVNQLLTEMDGLETRRQVFIMAATNRPDIIDPAILRPGRLDKTLYVGLPPPSDRLAILRTITKNGSRPPLGPDVDLEVIASDEKCDCFTGADLSALIREASISALRSEMFQANPAVPREILVYKKHFDEAFRKVKPSVSKMDQMMYERLRLSLSAGGR; from the exons ATGAACAGTTCGCTGCTGTCATTGTACCGGAGAGGGAACCCTGACTGCACCCTGGACTCCCCCTCCAAAAATGAGACGCCGGACACCAGCACCCCGGCTCCACACAAACCCCCCAGAGCCGAGGGATCGGGAGACGCCTTGGAACCGAGGCCCCCCAGGGCCGGATGGTTCATTGACAAAACGCCGAGCAAACCTCCAGAGAGGAACGTCTTCATAGACCTGTGCGAGGATGGAGACGGGGGGCAGCGAGCGGAGGACAACGAG AGATCAGCCGATGTGTCTCTACTAGAGTCAGAGAAGAAACCGAGGAAAACGAAGAAATCCCGAAGAGGAAAGATGACGGATGATGTGGATGAAGAAATAAAATCCACTCTGATGAAGAAGAAAG CAGAAACCATTGAGTTGCAGAAATCATTTGTTCGCTTTGAAGATGTTGGGGGAAATGATGACACCCTGACG GAAGTCTGCAAGCTGCTGATTCATATGCGTCACCCTGAAGTCTATCAGCACCTGGGGGTGGTGCCGCCCCGTGGTTTTCTGTTACACGGTCCGCCGGGATGCGGGAAGACATTACTGGCGCAGGCGATTGCTGGG GAGCTGGATTTACCGATGCTGAAGGTCGCAGCCACAGAGATGGTGTCAGGGGTCTCGGGAGAGTCGGAGCAGAAGTTGAGGAGCCTTTTTGAACAAGCTTTG AGCAGCGCTCCGTGCATCCTGTTCATCGACGAGATTGATGCCATAACTCCCAAGAGAGAGGTGGCGTCTAAGGACATGGAGCGGAGGATCGTGGCTCAGCTGCTCACCTGTATGGACG ACTTGAACAATCCGTCCGTCACCGCTCAGGTTCTCGTCATCGGAGCCACTAACAGACCCGACTCGTTAGACCCGGCTCTCCGGCGAGCGGGAAGGTTCGACCGCGAGATCTGCCTGGGGATTCCAGACGAAGGGGCGAGACTAAA GATCCTGAAGACGCTGTGTCGGAAGCTCCGGCTCCCCGAAAGCTTCGACTTCCAGCGTTTGGCTCATCTGACGCCAGGATACGTCGGCGCCGACCTGATGGCGCTGTGCAGAGAGGCAGCGATGTGCGCAGTGAACAGAGTGCTGATCCAGCTGCAGCAACAACCATCAGCAGAGGAGCCCGAGATGGAGGATCCTACGGCGAAACCTCCTGCTGCAGAAGTGCCACcggctcag ACGGAGCTGCAGCGGTTGCTGGAGGTGCTGATGGAGCAGTCGCCTTTCCCGGAGGAGCAGCTGCAGGGATTGTGCATTGAGATGAGCGATTTCATGAGCGCGCTCCCCTCGGTGCAACCTTCAGCCAAGAGAGAAGGTTTCGCCACAGTCCCGGATGTCACCTGGGAGGATATCGGAGCGCTGCATGAAATCCGAGAGGAGCTCACCATGGCCATACTG GCACCGGTGAGGAATCCAGAGCAGTTCAAGGCGCTTGGACTTATGGCTCCCGCAGGGGTCTTACTGGCCGGACCCCCGGGCTGTGGAAAAACATTACTTGCCAAG GCCGTAGCAAACGAGTCTGGACTCAACTTCATCTCGGTGAAGGGGCCCGAGCTGCTGAATATG TACGTTGGTGAAAGTGAACGCGCCGTGCGGCAGGTTTTCCAGAGAGCCTCAAACTCCTCCCCGTGCGTTATATTTTTTGATGAGATCGACGCTCTTTGCCCTCGAAGGTCGAGCCATGAA TCTGGTTCTAGTGTCAGGGTTGTCAACCAGTTGCTGACGGAGATGGACGGCCTGGAGACGAGACGGCAGGTTTTTATCATGGCTGCCACTAATCGTCCAG ACATTATTGACCCAGCTATTCTGCGACCTGGGCGACTGGACAAGACCCTGTACGTGGGGCTTCCCCCTCCAAGTGATCGGCTCGCCATCCTGAGGACGATAACTAAG aacgGTTCTCGGCCACCGCTGGGTCCGGACGTTGATCTAGAAGTGATCGCCAGCGACGAGAAATGTGATTGTTTCAC GGGCGCCGACCTGTCTGCTCTCATACGGGAGGCGTCAATAAGTGCCCTGCGGAGCGAGATGTTCCAGGCAAATCCTGCCGTCCCGAGAG
- the LOC143804258 gene encoding nuclear valosin-containing protein-like isoform X3 translates to MKIRHVSPGIDRRLKHRLAQYLSSNRCGGYVDLTAVAADLQKTYSSEYGRRKRNAFRIQVEKVFKVICDENEDGGNLEESHLAKRAKRGADGDLEFPSDDSTDTDDYTDQPSTNHMNSSLLSLYRRGNPDCTLDSPSKNETPDTSTPAPHKPPRAEGSGDALEPRPPRAGWFIDKTPSKPPERNVFIDLCEDGDGGQRAEDNERSADVSLLESEKKPRKTKKSRRGKMTDDVDEEIKSTLMKKKETIELQKSFVRFEDVGGNDDTLTEVCKLLIHMRHPEVYQHLGVVPPRGFLLHGPPGCGKTLLAQAIAGELDLPMLKVAATEMVSGVSGESEQKLRSLFEQALSSAPCILFIDEIDAITPKREVASKDMERRIVAQLLTCMDDLNNPSVTAQVLVIGATNRPDSLDPALRRAGRFDREICLGIPDEGARLKILKTLCRKLRLPESFDFQRLAHLTPGYVGADLMALCREAAMCAVNRVLIQLQQQPSAEEPEMEDPTAKPPAAEVPPAQTELQRLLEVLMEQSPFPEEQLQGLCIEMSDFMSALPSVQPSAKREGFATVPDVTWEDIGALHEIREELTMAILAPVRNPEQFKALGLMAPAGVLLAGPPGCGKTLLAKAVANESGLNFISVKGPELLNMYVGESERAVRQVFQRASNSSPCVIFFDEIDALCPRRSSHESGSSVRVVNQLLTEMDGLETRRQVFIMAATNRPDIIDPAILRPGRLDKTLYVGLPPPSDRLAILRTITKNGSRPPLGPDVDLEVIASDEKCDCFTGADLSALIREASISALRSEMFQANPAVPRAEILVYKKHFDEAFRKVKPSVSKMDQMMYERLRLSLSAGGR, encoded by the exons ATGAAGATCCGTCACGTGTCCCCGGGAATAGACAGGAGGCTGAAGCACCGGCTGGCGCAG TATTTGAGCAGTAACAGATGTGGCGGGTACGTGGACCTCACAGCAGTGGCCGCCGACCTCCAGAAAACCTACAG ttcaGAATACGGCAGAAGGAAGAGAAACGCCTTCAGGATCCAAGTAGAGAAAG TGTTTAAAGTTATTTGTGATGAAAATGAAGATGGCGGAAATCTGGAAGAATCACATTTGGCAAAGCGGGCGAAGAGAGGAGCTGACGG GGATCTGGAATTTCCTTCTGATGACTCCACGGACACCGATGATTACACAGATCAGCCC TCCACAAATCACATGAACAGTTCGCTGCTGTCATTGTACCGGAGAGGGAACCCTGACTGCACCCTGGACTCCCCCTCCAAAAATGAGACGCCGGACACCAGCACCCCGGCTCCACACAAACCCCCCAGAGCCGAGGGATCGGGAGACGCCTTGGAACCGAGGCCCCCCAGGGCCGGATGGTTCATTGACAAAACGCCGAGCAAACCTCCAGAGAGGAACGTCTTCATAGACCTGTGCGAGGATGGAGACGGGGGGCAGCGAGCGGAGGACAACGAG AGATCAGCCGATGTGTCTCTACTAGAGTCAGAGAAGAAACCGAGGAAAACGAAGAAATCCCGAAGAGGAAAGATGACGGATGATGTGGATGAAGAAATAAAATCCACTCTGATGAAGAAGAAAG AAACCATTGAGTTGCAGAAATCATTTGTTCGCTTTGAAGATGTTGGGGGAAATGATGACACCCTGACG GAAGTCTGCAAGCTGCTGATTCATATGCGTCACCCTGAAGTCTATCAGCACCTGGGGGTGGTGCCGCCCCGTGGTTTTCTGTTACACGGTCCGCCGGGATGCGGGAAGACATTACTGGCGCAGGCGATTGCTGGG GAGCTGGATTTACCGATGCTGAAGGTCGCAGCCACAGAGATGGTGTCAGGGGTCTCGGGAGAGTCGGAGCAGAAGTTGAGGAGCCTTTTTGAACAAGCTTTG AGCAGCGCTCCGTGCATCCTGTTCATCGACGAGATTGATGCCATAACTCCCAAGAGAGAGGTGGCGTCTAAGGACATGGAGCGGAGGATCGTGGCTCAGCTGCTCACCTGTATGGACG ACTTGAACAATCCGTCCGTCACCGCTCAGGTTCTCGTCATCGGAGCCACTAACAGACCCGACTCGTTAGACCCGGCTCTCCGGCGAGCGGGAAGGTTCGACCGCGAGATCTGCCTGGGGATTCCAGACGAAGGGGCGAGACTAAA GATCCTGAAGACGCTGTGTCGGAAGCTCCGGCTCCCCGAAAGCTTCGACTTCCAGCGTTTGGCTCATCTGACGCCAGGATACGTCGGCGCCGACCTGATGGCGCTGTGCAGAGAGGCAGCGATGTGCGCAGTGAACAGAGTGCTGATCCAGCTGCAGCAACAACCATCAGCAGAGGAGCCCGAGATGGAGGATCCTACGGCGAAACCTCCTGCTGCAGAAGTGCCACcggctcag ACGGAGCTGCAGCGGTTGCTGGAGGTGCTGATGGAGCAGTCGCCTTTCCCGGAGGAGCAGCTGCAGGGATTGTGCATTGAGATGAGCGATTTCATGAGCGCGCTCCCCTCGGTGCAACCTTCAGCCAAGAGAGAAGGTTTCGCCACAGTCCCGGATGTCACCTGGGAGGATATCGGAGCGCTGCATGAAATCCGAGAGGAGCTCACCATGGCCATACTG GCACCGGTGAGGAATCCAGAGCAGTTCAAGGCGCTTGGACTTATGGCTCCCGCAGGGGTCTTACTGGCCGGACCCCCGGGCTGTGGAAAAACATTACTTGCCAAG GCCGTAGCAAACGAGTCTGGACTCAACTTCATCTCGGTGAAGGGGCCCGAGCTGCTGAATATG TACGTTGGTGAAAGTGAACGCGCCGTGCGGCAGGTTTTCCAGAGAGCCTCAAACTCCTCCCCGTGCGTTATATTTTTTGATGAGATCGACGCTCTTTGCCCTCGAAGGTCGAGCCATGAA TCTGGTTCTAGTGTCAGGGTTGTCAACCAGTTGCTGACGGAGATGGACGGCCTGGAGACGAGACGGCAGGTTTTTATCATGGCTGCCACTAATCGTCCAG ACATTATTGACCCAGCTATTCTGCGACCTGGGCGACTGGACAAGACCCTGTACGTGGGGCTTCCCCCTCCAAGTGATCGGCTCGCCATCCTGAGGACGATAACTAAG aacgGTTCTCGGCCACCGCTGGGTCCGGACGTTGATCTAGAAGTGATCGCCAGCGACGAGAAATGTGATTGTTTCAC GGGCGCCGACCTGTCTGCTCTCATACGGGAGGCGTCAATAAGTGCCCTGCGGAGCGAGATGTTCCAGGCAAATCCTGCCGTCCCGAGAG
- the LOC143804258 gene encoding nuclear valosin-containing protein-like isoform X1 encodes MKIRHVSPGIDRRLKHRLAQYLSSNRCGGYVDLTAVAADLQKTYSSEYGRRKRNAFRIQVEKVFKVICDENEDGGNLEESHLAKRAKRGADGDLEFPSDDSTDTDDYTDQPSTNHMNSSLLSLYRRGNPDCTLDSPSKNETPDTSTPAPHKPPRAEGSGDALEPRPPRAGWFIDKTPSKPPERNVFIDLCEDGDGGQRAEDNERSADVSLLESEKKPRKTKKSRRGKMTDDVDEEIKSTLMKKKAETIELQKSFVRFEDVGGNDDTLTEVCKLLIHMRHPEVYQHLGVVPPRGFLLHGPPGCGKTLLAQAIAGELDLPMLKVAATEMVSGVSGESEQKLRSLFEQALSSAPCILFIDEIDAITPKREVASKDMERRIVAQLLTCMDDLNNPSVTAQVLVIGATNRPDSLDPALRRAGRFDREICLGIPDEGARLKILKTLCRKLRLPESFDFQRLAHLTPGYVGADLMALCREAAMCAVNRVLIQLQQQPSAEEPEMEDPTAKPPAAEVPPAQTELQRLLEVLMEQSPFPEEQLQGLCIEMSDFMSALPSVQPSAKREGFATVPDVTWEDIGALHEIREELTMAILAPVRNPEQFKALGLMAPAGVLLAGPPGCGKTLLAKAVANESGLNFISVKGPELLNMYVGESERAVRQVFQRASNSSPCVIFFDEIDALCPRRSSHESGSSVRVVNQLLTEMDGLETRRQVFIMAATNRPDIIDPAILRPGRLDKTLYVGLPPPSDRLAILRTITKNGSRPPLGPDVDLEVIASDEKCDCFTGADLSALIREASISALRSEMFQANPAVPRAEILVYKKHFDEAFRKVKPSVSKMDQMMYERLRLSLSAGGR; translated from the exons ATGAAGATCCGTCACGTGTCCCCGGGAATAGACAGGAGGCTGAAGCACCGGCTGGCGCAG TATTTGAGCAGTAACAGATGTGGCGGGTACGTGGACCTCACAGCAGTGGCCGCCGACCTCCAGAAAACCTACAG ttcaGAATACGGCAGAAGGAAGAGAAACGCCTTCAGGATCCAAGTAGAGAAAG TGTTTAAAGTTATTTGTGATGAAAATGAAGATGGCGGAAATCTGGAAGAATCACATTTGGCAAAGCGGGCGAAGAGAGGAGCTGACGG GGATCTGGAATTTCCTTCTGATGACTCCACGGACACCGATGATTACACAGATCAGCCC TCCACAAATCACATGAACAGTTCGCTGCTGTCATTGTACCGGAGAGGGAACCCTGACTGCACCCTGGACTCCCCCTCCAAAAATGAGACGCCGGACACCAGCACCCCGGCTCCACACAAACCCCCCAGAGCCGAGGGATCGGGAGACGCCTTGGAACCGAGGCCCCCCAGGGCCGGATGGTTCATTGACAAAACGCCGAGCAAACCTCCAGAGAGGAACGTCTTCATAGACCTGTGCGAGGATGGAGACGGGGGGCAGCGAGCGGAGGACAACGAG AGATCAGCCGATGTGTCTCTACTAGAGTCAGAGAAGAAACCGAGGAAAACGAAGAAATCCCGAAGAGGAAAGATGACGGATGATGTGGATGAAGAAATAAAATCCACTCTGATGAAGAAGAAAG CAGAAACCATTGAGTTGCAGAAATCATTTGTTCGCTTTGAAGATGTTGGGGGAAATGATGACACCCTGACG GAAGTCTGCAAGCTGCTGATTCATATGCGTCACCCTGAAGTCTATCAGCACCTGGGGGTGGTGCCGCCCCGTGGTTTTCTGTTACACGGTCCGCCGGGATGCGGGAAGACATTACTGGCGCAGGCGATTGCTGGG GAGCTGGATTTACCGATGCTGAAGGTCGCAGCCACAGAGATGGTGTCAGGGGTCTCGGGAGAGTCGGAGCAGAAGTTGAGGAGCCTTTTTGAACAAGCTTTG AGCAGCGCTCCGTGCATCCTGTTCATCGACGAGATTGATGCCATAACTCCCAAGAGAGAGGTGGCGTCTAAGGACATGGAGCGGAGGATCGTGGCTCAGCTGCTCACCTGTATGGACG ACTTGAACAATCCGTCCGTCACCGCTCAGGTTCTCGTCATCGGAGCCACTAACAGACCCGACTCGTTAGACCCGGCTCTCCGGCGAGCGGGAAGGTTCGACCGCGAGATCTGCCTGGGGATTCCAGACGAAGGGGCGAGACTAAA GATCCTGAAGACGCTGTGTCGGAAGCTCCGGCTCCCCGAAAGCTTCGACTTCCAGCGTTTGGCTCATCTGACGCCAGGATACGTCGGCGCCGACCTGATGGCGCTGTGCAGAGAGGCAGCGATGTGCGCAGTGAACAGAGTGCTGATCCAGCTGCAGCAACAACCATCAGCAGAGGAGCCCGAGATGGAGGATCCTACGGCGAAACCTCCTGCTGCAGAAGTGCCACcggctcag ACGGAGCTGCAGCGGTTGCTGGAGGTGCTGATGGAGCAGTCGCCTTTCCCGGAGGAGCAGCTGCAGGGATTGTGCATTGAGATGAGCGATTTCATGAGCGCGCTCCCCTCGGTGCAACCTTCAGCCAAGAGAGAAGGTTTCGCCACAGTCCCGGATGTCACCTGGGAGGATATCGGAGCGCTGCATGAAATCCGAGAGGAGCTCACCATGGCCATACTG GCACCGGTGAGGAATCCAGAGCAGTTCAAGGCGCTTGGACTTATGGCTCCCGCAGGGGTCTTACTGGCCGGACCCCCGGGCTGTGGAAAAACATTACTTGCCAAG GCCGTAGCAAACGAGTCTGGACTCAACTTCATCTCGGTGAAGGGGCCCGAGCTGCTGAATATG TACGTTGGTGAAAGTGAACGCGCCGTGCGGCAGGTTTTCCAGAGAGCCTCAAACTCCTCCCCGTGCGTTATATTTTTTGATGAGATCGACGCTCTTTGCCCTCGAAGGTCGAGCCATGAA TCTGGTTCTAGTGTCAGGGTTGTCAACCAGTTGCTGACGGAGATGGACGGCCTGGAGACGAGACGGCAGGTTTTTATCATGGCTGCCACTAATCGTCCAG ACATTATTGACCCAGCTATTCTGCGACCTGGGCGACTGGACAAGACCCTGTACGTGGGGCTTCCCCCTCCAAGTGATCGGCTCGCCATCCTGAGGACGATAACTAAG aacgGTTCTCGGCCACCGCTGGGTCCGGACGTTGATCTAGAAGTGATCGCCAGCGACGAGAAATGTGATTGTTTCAC GGGCGCCGACCTGTCTGCTCTCATACGGGAGGCGTCAATAAGTGCCCTGCGGAGCGAGATGTTCCAGGCAAATCCTGCCGTCCCGAGAG
- the LOC143804258 gene encoding nuclear valosin-containing protein-like isoform X2 yields MKIRHVSPGIDRRLKHRLAQYLSSNRCGGYVDLTAVAADLQKTYSSEYGRRKRNAFRIQVEKVFKVICDENEDGGNLEESHLAKRAKRGADGDLEFPSDDSTDTDDYTDQPSTNHMNSSLLSLYRRGNPDCTLDSPSKNETPDTSTPAPHKPPRAEGSGDALEPRPPRAGWFIDKTPSKPPERNVFIDLCEDGDGGQRAEDNERSADVSLLESEKKPRKTKKSRRGKMTDDVDEEIKSTLMKKKAETIELQKSFVRFEDVGGNDDTLTEVCKLLIHMRHPEVYQHLGVVPPRGFLLHGPPGCGKTLLAQAIAGELDLPMLKVAATEMVSGVSGESEQKLRSLFEQALSSAPCILFIDEIDAITPKREVASKDMERRIVAQLLTCMDDLNNPSVTAQVLVIGATNRPDSLDPALRRAGRFDREICLGIPDEGARLKILKTLCRKLRLPESFDFQRLAHLTPGYVGADLMALCREAAMCAVNRVLIQLQQQPSAEEPEMEDPTAKPPAAEVPPAQTELQRLLEVLMEQSPFPEEQLQGLCIEMSDFMSALPSVQPSAKREGFATVPDVTWEDIGALHEIREELTMAILAPVRNPEQFKALGLMAPAGVLLAGPPGCGKTLLAKAVANESGLNFISVKGPELLNMYVGESERAVRQVFQRASNSSPCVIFFDEIDALCPRRSSHESGSSVRVVNQLLTEMDGLETRRQVFIMAATNRPDIIDPAILRPGRLDKTLYVGLPPPSDRLAILRTITKNGSRPPLGPDVDLEVIASDEKCDCFTGADLSALIREASISALRSEMFQANPAVPREILVYKKHFDEAFRKVKPSVSKMDQMMYERLRLSLSAGGR; encoded by the exons ATGAAGATCCGTCACGTGTCCCCGGGAATAGACAGGAGGCTGAAGCACCGGCTGGCGCAG TATTTGAGCAGTAACAGATGTGGCGGGTACGTGGACCTCACAGCAGTGGCCGCCGACCTCCAGAAAACCTACAG ttcaGAATACGGCAGAAGGAAGAGAAACGCCTTCAGGATCCAAGTAGAGAAAG TGTTTAAAGTTATTTGTGATGAAAATGAAGATGGCGGAAATCTGGAAGAATCACATTTGGCAAAGCGGGCGAAGAGAGGAGCTGACGG GGATCTGGAATTTCCTTCTGATGACTCCACGGACACCGATGATTACACAGATCAGCCC TCCACAAATCACATGAACAGTTCGCTGCTGTCATTGTACCGGAGAGGGAACCCTGACTGCACCCTGGACTCCCCCTCCAAAAATGAGACGCCGGACACCAGCACCCCGGCTCCACACAAACCCCCCAGAGCCGAGGGATCGGGAGACGCCTTGGAACCGAGGCCCCCCAGGGCCGGATGGTTCATTGACAAAACGCCGAGCAAACCTCCAGAGAGGAACGTCTTCATAGACCTGTGCGAGGATGGAGACGGGGGGCAGCGAGCGGAGGACAACGAG AGATCAGCCGATGTGTCTCTACTAGAGTCAGAGAAGAAACCGAGGAAAACGAAGAAATCCCGAAGAGGAAAGATGACGGATGATGTGGATGAAGAAATAAAATCCACTCTGATGAAGAAGAAAG CAGAAACCATTGAGTTGCAGAAATCATTTGTTCGCTTTGAAGATGTTGGGGGAAATGATGACACCCTGACG GAAGTCTGCAAGCTGCTGATTCATATGCGTCACCCTGAAGTCTATCAGCACCTGGGGGTGGTGCCGCCCCGTGGTTTTCTGTTACACGGTCCGCCGGGATGCGGGAAGACATTACTGGCGCAGGCGATTGCTGGG GAGCTGGATTTACCGATGCTGAAGGTCGCAGCCACAGAGATGGTGTCAGGGGTCTCGGGAGAGTCGGAGCAGAAGTTGAGGAGCCTTTTTGAACAAGCTTTG AGCAGCGCTCCGTGCATCCTGTTCATCGACGAGATTGATGCCATAACTCCCAAGAGAGAGGTGGCGTCTAAGGACATGGAGCGGAGGATCGTGGCTCAGCTGCTCACCTGTATGGACG ACTTGAACAATCCGTCCGTCACCGCTCAGGTTCTCGTCATCGGAGCCACTAACAGACCCGACTCGTTAGACCCGGCTCTCCGGCGAGCGGGAAGGTTCGACCGCGAGATCTGCCTGGGGATTCCAGACGAAGGGGCGAGACTAAA GATCCTGAAGACGCTGTGTCGGAAGCTCCGGCTCCCCGAAAGCTTCGACTTCCAGCGTTTGGCTCATCTGACGCCAGGATACGTCGGCGCCGACCTGATGGCGCTGTGCAGAGAGGCAGCGATGTGCGCAGTGAACAGAGTGCTGATCCAGCTGCAGCAACAACCATCAGCAGAGGAGCCCGAGATGGAGGATCCTACGGCGAAACCTCCTGCTGCAGAAGTGCCACcggctcag ACGGAGCTGCAGCGGTTGCTGGAGGTGCTGATGGAGCAGTCGCCTTTCCCGGAGGAGCAGCTGCAGGGATTGTGCATTGAGATGAGCGATTTCATGAGCGCGCTCCCCTCGGTGCAACCTTCAGCCAAGAGAGAAGGTTTCGCCACAGTCCCGGATGTCACCTGGGAGGATATCGGAGCGCTGCATGAAATCCGAGAGGAGCTCACCATGGCCATACTG GCACCGGTGAGGAATCCAGAGCAGTTCAAGGCGCTTGGACTTATGGCTCCCGCAGGGGTCTTACTGGCCGGACCCCCGGGCTGTGGAAAAACATTACTTGCCAAG GCCGTAGCAAACGAGTCTGGACTCAACTTCATCTCGGTGAAGGGGCCCGAGCTGCTGAATATG TACGTTGGTGAAAGTGAACGCGCCGTGCGGCAGGTTTTCCAGAGAGCCTCAAACTCCTCCCCGTGCGTTATATTTTTTGATGAGATCGACGCTCTTTGCCCTCGAAGGTCGAGCCATGAA TCTGGTTCTAGTGTCAGGGTTGTCAACCAGTTGCTGACGGAGATGGACGGCCTGGAGACGAGACGGCAGGTTTTTATCATGGCTGCCACTAATCGTCCAG ACATTATTGACCCAGCTATTCTGCGACCTGGGCGACTGGACAAGACCCTGTACGTGGGGCTTCCCCCTCCAAGTGATCGGCTCGCCATCCTGAGGACGATAACTAAG aacgGTTCTCGGCCACCGCTGGGTCCGGACGTTGATCTAGAAGTGATCGCCAGCGACGAGAAATGTGATTGTTTCAC GGGCGCCGACCTGTCTGCTCTCATACGGGAGGCGTCAATAAGTGCCCTGCGGAGCGAGATGTTCCAGGCAAATCCTGCCGTCCCGAGAG